A stretch of the Verrucomicrobiota bacterium genome encodes the following:
- a CDS encoding nucleotidyltransferase family protein, which produces MSRRRGPRRGERAGNRRERRRRAHPPPRGIRAGCRGCAGGPGSWCPSLAPGICRVRLLALMNLGVLILAAGASSRMGRPKLLLPWAGTTILGALLDRWTRLGARQIAVVRAAGGDALAAELGRLQFPAAQVILNPEPERGMFSSIQCAARWDGWDGALTHFCISLGDQPHVREATLRGLLEFAAAHPARFCQPSRGGRGRHPVALPAADFARIAHTTATNLREFRNAPPGRVAMWESDDAGLDLDLDTPADYARALAEFGAGGDSA; this is translated from the coding sequence ATGTCCCGTCGGCGTGGCCCTCGGCGCGGTGAGCGTGCCGGAAATCGGCGTGAGCGTCGTCGCCGAGCTCATCCGCCGCCGCGCGGAATTCGTGCGGGATGCCGCGGGTGCGCCGGAGGCCCCGGCTCATGGTGCCCCTCACTAGCACCCGGCATTTGCCGGGTGCGCTTGCTTGCCTTGATGAATCTCGGAGTGCTCATCCTCGCCGCCGGCGCGTCCTCGCGGATGGGCCGGCCGAAGCTGTTGCTGCCGTGGGCGGGCACCACGATACTCGGCGCGCTGCTCGACCGGTGGACGCGGCTCGGCGCGCGCCAGATTGCCGTCGTGCGCGCGGCGGGCGGCGACGCGCTCGCGGCCGAACTCGGCCGGCTCCAGTTTCCGGCCGCGCAAGTCATTCTGAATCCGGAGCCCGAACGCGGAATGTTCAGCTCCATCCAATGCGCGGCGCGGTGGGACGGCTGGGACGGGGCGCTCACTCATTTCTGCATCTCGCTTGGCGATCAGCCGCATGTGCGCGAGGCGACCCTTCGTGGCTTGCTCGAATTTGCCGCGGCTCACCCGGCACGGTTCTGCCAGCCGTCCCGCGGCGGCCGCGGCCGTCATCCGGTCGCGCTGCCGGCCGCGGACTTCGCGCGCATCGCCCACACGACGGCCACGAACCTGAGGGAGTTTCGGAACGCGCCGCCCGGTCGTGTCGCGATGTGGGAATCGGACGATGCCGGGCTCGACCTCGACCTGGACACACCCGCGGACTACGCGCGCGCGCTGGCGGAATTCGGCGCGGGTGGTGATTCCGCTTGA